In Helianthus annuus cultivar XRQ/B chromosome 3, HanXRQr2.0-SUNRISE, whole genome shotgun sequence, a single window of DNA contains:
- the LOC110932098 gene encoding dynamin-related protein 4C, whose translation MDNASFLFNNDTTTSNVGALIQPFSNDQKQNFPPLVSTYNDKIRPILDAVDKLRGLNVTQHGIPLPTIVVVGDQSSGKSSILESLAGISLPRGQGICTRVPLIMRLQHHPGPVPEFRLEFQKKTVMIMEESRISEAINSATVEIAGNSKGISNVPLTLVVKKNGVPDLTMIDLPGITRVPVDDQPENIYEQISEIIMEHIEPEESIILNVLSATIDFTTCESIRMSQRVDSTGQRTLAVVTKSDRSPDGLLEKVTTNAVNIGLGYVCVRNRIDNETYDEARIQETKLFETHPLLSVIDKSMVGIPVLAHKLVQIQSVIISKCLPDIIRKINEKLNDLVLELNKLPQNLTSLPDAMIAFTQIIVSLKETLEKIFMRGEFDDDLENKHMCCNARLVEMIDEFSKELHMNAKPSENFLVEEIRVLQESSGIQLPHFHPQYVFLYLLQRKVSSISDLPISFVNKVWGYLEDICGKVLTDHCENYPQLLASMRKVAQNVMAKTKNKFLKRVVEMIEMEKITGYTCDPDGFNASWNQLKSTNYQLSDAMTRRSESANITGYGLAKVKHLFNVPINLRDQAFNLKMRMTAYWEIVMKRMVEWLALTLRFMIQKVVIKEMETALVKEVMLQGAGIEKMLDEPPSVAKKRERLQRSIASLKESKEIIEQVMDDILITAD comes from the exons TTCTTGACGCGGTCGACAAACTCCGCGGCCTAAATGTTACCCAACACGGCATTCCACTCCCTACCATTGTTGTTGTAGGGGATCAGTCCTCTGGCAAGTCTAGCATTCTAGAGTCACTTGCCGGTATAAGTTTGCCTCGCGGACAAGGTATTTGCACAAGGGTACCTCTTATAATGAGGCTTCAACATCATCCGGGTCCTGTGCCAGAATTCCGTCTGGAGTTTCAGAAGAAAACTGTTATGATCATGGAGGAAAGCCGGATATCAGAAGCCATCAATTCGGCTACGGTggagattgctggaaactctaaAGGTATATCCAATGTCCCGTTGACTTTGGTGGTAAAAAAGAATGGTGTTCCGGATCTTACAATGATTGATTTACCTGGAATTACTCGGGTTCCGGTTGATGATCAACCAGAAAACATTTACGAACAAATTTCAG AAATCATAATGGAGCACATAGAGCCTGAAGAAAGTATCATTCTCAATGTTCTTTCCGCCACCATTGATTTTACAACATGTGAATCCATTAGAATGTCACAACGTGTGGATAGCACTGGACAGAGGACACTCGCTGTTGTTACCAAATCTGACCGATCACCGGATGGCCTACTTGAGAAGGTTACCACAAATGCGGTCAATATTGGCCTCGGCTACGTCTGTGTTAGAAACCGGATCGACAATGAAACATATGATGAAGCTCGAATCCAAGAAACCAAACTTTTTGAAACTCATCCTTTATTGTCCGTGATTGACAAGTCCATGGTGGGTATTCCTGTTTTGGCACATAAGCTTGTTCAAATCCAATCGGTGATCATATCCAAATGCTTGCCCGATATTATCAGGAAGATCAATGAGAAGCTTAATGATTTGGTTTTGGAACTCAACAAGTTACCCCAGAATCTTACAAGTCTACCTGATGCAATGATAGCTTTTACTCAGATCATTGTATCTTTGAAAGAAACTCTTGAGAAAATTTTTATGAGAGGTGAGTTTGATGATGACTTGGAGAATAAACATATGTGTTGCAATGCTCGGTTGGTTGAAATGATAGACGAGTTCTCAAAAGAGCTACATATGAATGCCAAACCATCTGAAAATTTTCTAGTTGAAGAGATTCGGGTTTTGCAGGAATCTAGTGGAATCCAGTTGCCGCATTTTCATCCTCAGTATGTGTTTTTATACTTGCTACAACGAAAAGTAAGCAGCATCTCCGATTTGCCTATCAGCTTTGTAAACAAAGTGTGGGGCTATCTTGAGGATATTTGTGGTAAGGTTTTGACAGATCATTGTGAGAATTATCCTCAGTTACTTGCTTCCATGAGAAAAGTAGCTCAGAATGTGATGGCAAAAACGAAGAACAAGTTTTTGAAAAGAGTTGTTGAAATGATAGAGATGGAGAAGATCACAGGTTACACATGTGACCCTGATGGTTTTAATGCTTCTTGGAACCAATTAAAGTCTACCAATTACCAATTATCAGATGCAATGACCAGACGTTCAGAATCGGCTAATATCACTGGGTATGGGCTGGCTAAGGTTAAGCATTTGTTTAATGTTCCTATAAACTTAAGGGATCAAGCGTTTAATTTGAAAATGAGGATGACTGCTTATTGGGAAATTGTTATGAAAAGAATGGTAGAGTGGTTAGCACTTACGCTCCGTTTTATGATCCAAAAAGTTGTCATTAAGGAGATGGAGACAGCACTAGTGAAAGAAGTGATGTTGCAGGGTGCTGGTATAGAAAAGATGTTGGACGAACCGCCATCCGTGGCTAAAAAAAGGGAGAGGCTTCAAAGAAGCATTGCCTCGCTTAAGGAATCCAAAGAAATCATAGAGCAAGTCATGGATGATATTCTTATCACAGCTGATTAG